CGCCCCCGCCGCCCTGGCCCTGACGCTCGTCGTCCAGCCGGGCGTCGCCGAGGCTCAGTCGCGCATCAAGGACATCGTCTCGATCGAGGGGGTCCGCTCCAACCAGTTGGTCGGCTACGGCCTGGTGGTCGGGCTGAACGGCACGGGCGACAGCGTCCGCAACTCGCCCTTCACCCGCCAGTCGCTGGAAGGGATGATGGAGCGCCAGGGCGTCAATATCCGCGGCGCCAACCTGAACACCAAGAACGTGGCCGCCGTCATGGTCACGGCGGAGCTGCCGCCCTTCGCCACGCCGGGCTCGCGCCTGGACGTCACTGTCTCGGCCATGGGCGACGCCAAGAGCCTGCTGGGCGGCACCCTCTTGGTCACGGCCCTGCAAGGCGCCGACGGCGAGGTCTACGCCGTGTCGCAAGGCTCGGTTCAGACGGGCGCCGTCTCGGCCTCGGGCGCGTCGGGCTCCTCGATCACGCGCGGCGTGCCGACGGCGGGCCGCATCGCCTCAGGCGGGGTGGTCGAGCGCGAGACCGGCTTTGACCTCGCCTCCATGCCCATCGTGCGCCTGACCCTGCGCAACCCCGACTTCACCACGGCCCAGCGCATCGCCGCCGCCATCAACCAGACCTACCCCCAGACCGCCTTCGCCGAAAACGGCACCGTGGTGGCCATCCGCGCGCCCCAGAATTTCGGCATGGCGGGCTTCCTCAGCCGGGTCGAGAACCTGCCGGTTCAGATCGATTCCCCGGCCAAGGTCATCATCGACGAGGTCAACGGCGTCATCGTCATGGGCGAGGCGGTCCGTATCTCCACCGTCGCCGTGGCACAGGGCAATCTGACCGTCTCGGTCCAGGAGACGCCCCTGGTCAGCCAGCCCGAGCCCTTCAGCCGCGGCGGCCAGACCGTCGTCGTGCCCCAGTCCGACGTCACCGTGTCCGAAGAGACGGGCCGCCAGATGCGCATCGTCGGCGGATCGACCTCCCTGTCCACCCTGGTCAACGGCCTGAACGCCCTGGGCGTCAGCCCGCGCGAC
The nucleotide sequence above comes from Brevundimonas naejangsanensis. Encoded proteins:
- a CDS encoding flagellar basal body P-ring protein FlgI; this encodes MQKLLTALIAPAALALTLVVQPGVAEAQSRIKDIVSIEGVRSNQLVGYGLVVGLNGTGDSVRNSPFTRQSLEGMMERQGVNIRGANLNTKNVAAVMVTAELPPFATPGSRLDVTVSAMGDAKSLLGGTLLVTALQGADGEVYAVSQGSVQTGAVSASGASGSSITRGVPTAGRIASGGVVERETGFDLASMPIVRLTLRNPDFTTAQRIAAAINQTYPQTAFAENGTVVAIRAPQNFGMAGFLSRVENLPVQIDSPAKVIIDEVNGVIVMGEAVRISTVAVAQGNLTVSVQETPLVSQPEPFSRGGQTVVVPQSDVTVSEETGRQMRIVGGSTSLSTLVNGLNALGVSPRDMISILQAIKAAGALQAEIEVI